Proteins encoded in a region of the Mycolicibacterium duvalii genome:
- a CDS encoding ABC transporter permease: MRAVSDTDTAPARHRGAPVPSALQIGSSRIVPELKMFYRRPEQVVLTFSMPAVICLLLGSIFSEKVPGSDVSTGAVIAASMLAYGILSTSFINLGISIAADRDTGALRRLRGTPTTATSYFIGKIVLVAVVSLAEAVILLVVGIVIFGLRLPGDFYGWFTLTWVFVLGIVSCSLLGIFISNLASNAVSAAVITNGPAVGLQFLSGTYVPLMALPTWMLIVGSLFPVKWMAQGFRSVLLPPEMVAIEPAGSWEHWRIFLVLTAWSIGGLIGCLAVFRWSDRD; encoded by the coding sequence GTGCGGGCCGTGAGCGACACCGACACGGCGCCGGCGAGGCACCGCGGCGCGCCGGTGCCCTCCGCGCTGCAGATCGGGTCTTCCCGGATCGTGCCGGAACTCAAGATGTTCTACCGCCGCCCCGAACAGGTCGTGCTGACATTCTCGATGCCCGCCGTGATCTGTCTGCTGCTGGGTTCGATCTTTTCGGAGAAGGTCCCGGGGAGTGACGTCAGCACCGGCGCGGTCATCGCGGCGAGCATGCTCGCCTACGGCATCCTGTCGACATCGTTCATCAACTTGGGCATCAGCATCGCCGCTGACCGCGACACCGGGGCGCTGCGTCGGCTGCGCGGGACACCGACCACCGCGACGTCGTACTTCATCGGCAAGATCGTGCTGGTCGCCGTCGTCAGCTTAGCCGAGGCCGTGATCCTGCTGGTGGTCGGCATCGTCATCTTCGGGCTGCGATTACCCGGCGACTTCTACGGCTGGTTCACCCTCACCTGGGTGTTCGTACTGGGCATCGTCAGCTGTTCGTTGCTGGGCATCTTCATCAGCAACCTCGCCAGCAACGCGGTGTCAGCCGCAGTCATCACCAACGGCCCCGCCGTCGGCCTGCAGTTCCTGTCGGGAACGTACGTGCCGTTGATGGCGCTGCCCACGTGGATGCTGATCGTGGGGTCGCTGTTCCCGGTCAAATGGATGGCGCAGGGCTTCCGGTCGGTTCTGCTGCCCCCTGAGATGGTCGCCATCGAACCCGCCGGCAGTTGGGAACACTGGCGGATCTTCCTCGTCCTGACCGCGTGGAGCATCGGCGGGCTGATCGGCTGCCTGGCGGTGTTCCGGTGGTCGGACCGTGACTGA
- a CDS encoding alpha/beta hydrolase, producing the protein MVDRNTLATARIAGLTLAVAACAVIAGSAAAPAAADDTTAGRDSRASTSEASGSRSSEARARRSHAGPGPRASTSRRDDRTLVDATTSVDDTDAAPDLDMVEDVAGATAVQPVDLAVPPIDDAPAAANDEETAPPPAPHVSPAAWTLLGSAARRHTEESVTPARPDTTGEPVDTERDAQAAPDTGAAAVTDPLEDVESLYTGRPSFVHNVVSFGLYVLKAVLKPFGGLLTFTSLKVPFFTDGVPPFFLTPGLDVERSEFEGMKVWTLTPRANPTDKAVVALHGGAYMATASIFHWWTYADMARDTGATVIVPLQTLVPAGGTAAGEVPRTADFLTTVIDARGAENVSVFGDSAGGGLALAAVQELVRRNTRIPARLVLLAPWLDVSMSDPRSAEIRDPLLDRPNLVRSGARWAGAAGADDPLASPLFGSLDGLPPTYVYSSSLDMLTVDTLRLRDRVLAEQIPDVTFRLRKGLIHDWFTFPFLPDAHEDRPSVYADLLGLRRR; encoded by the coding sequence GTGGTTGATCGGAACACGCTGGCGACGGCGCGGATCGCGGGACTGACCCTGGCTGTCGCAGCGTGCGCGGTGATCGCGGGCAGCGCGGCCGCCCCGGCGGCGGCTGACGACACCACCGCAGGCCGCGACTCGCGGGCCTCCACGTCGGAGGCGTCCGGTTCGCGGTCATCGGAGGCGCGCGCCAGACGATCCCACGCCGGACCGGGACCGCGCGCGTCCACCAGCCGACGCGATGACCGCACGCTGGTCGACGCCACGACGTCGGTCGATGACACCGACGCCGCACCGGACCTCGACATGGTCGAGGATGTCGCCGGTGCCACTGCGGTGCAACCGGTCGACCTCGCGGTGCCGCCGATCGATGACGCGCCGGCGGCGGCGAACGACGAGGAGACCGCCCCGCCCCCGGCTCCCCACGTGTCGCCGGCGGCGTGGACGCTGCTGGGCTCGGCAGCCCGCCGGCACACCGAGGAGTCGGTGACGCCGGCGCGGCCGGACACCACGGGCGAACCGGTCGACACCGAACGCGATGCGCAGGCAGCTCCCGACACCGGCGCCGCGGCGGTGACCGACCCCCTGGAGGACGTGGAGTCGCTGTACACGGGACGGCCGTCGTTCGTGCACAACGTGGTCTCGTTCGGGTTGTACGTCCTCAAGGCCGTGTTGAAGCCGTTCGGCGGTCTGCTGACGTTCACCAGTTTGAAGGTTCCGTTCTTCACCGACGGGGTCCCGCCGTTCTTCCTCACCCCGGGACTGGACGTCGAACGCTCCGAGTTCGAGGGCATGAAAGTCTGGACGCTGACGCCCCGCGCCAATCCGACCGACAAAGCCGTCGTGGCGCTGCACGGCGGCGCCTACATGGCCACGGCGAGCATCTTCCACTGGTGGACCTACGCCGACATGGCCCGCGACACCGGGGCGACGGTCATCGTGCCGCTGCAGACCCTGGTCCCGGCCGGCGGCACGGCCGCCGGCGAGGTGCCGCGGACCGCCGATTTCCTCACGACCGTGATCGATGCCCGGGGTGCCGAGAACGTCAGTGTCTTCGGCGATTCCGCCGGCGGCGGCCTGGCGCTGGCCGCGGTTCAGGAGCTGGTGCGCCGCAACACCCGCATCCCGGCACGGCTGGTGCTGCTGGCGCCGTGGCTCGACGTGTCGATGAGCGACCCCCGCAGCGCCGAGATTCGCGATCCGCTGCTCGACCGCCCCAACCTGGTCCGGTCCGGCGCGAGATGGGCCGGGGCAGCCGGGGCGGATGATCCGCTGGCGAGTCCGCTGTTCGGGTCGCTGGACGGACTGCCGCCCACCTACGTCTACAGCTCGTCGCTGGACATGCTCACCGTCGACACGCTGCGGCTACGGGATCGTGTTCTCGCCGAACAGATTCCCGACGTGACCTTCCGGCTGCGCAAGGGCCTGATCCATGACTGGTTCACGTTCCCGTTCCTGCCGGACGCGCACGAAGACCGCCCCAGCGTCTACGCCGATCTGTTGGGGCTCCGCCGACGGTGA
- a CDS encoding APC family permease, whose protein sequence is MGDSKVDRTEEASLLKVLGNWDVLALGFGAMIGFGWVVLTGGWIDSAGTFGAALAMIVGGAIMAVVGLTYAELTAAMPRAGGEHHFLLRGMGPRWSFVGSWGIIGGYVTIVAFEAVALPRTALYLFPDLNQIRLWEVAGSEVYLTWALVGAIAAVVITTINILGVKFASVAQTFVVVLLLVIALMLVVGSFTGGSTDNMEPFFTGGAAGFVAVLVVVPFLFVGFDVIPQSAEEVNVPARQIGRLVVIAVILATIFYVVTIVTTSSAMPVGELAAADIATADAFGALFNSDLMAKVLIAGGIAGILTSWNSLLLGASRLMYSLARSGMLPAWFATLHPRFRTPVNALLFIGALSFLAPFLGEAMLGWLVDSGSPSIVIAYLLVSIVFVILRRREPQMDRPLRVGGSGNAGIAIGVAAVVLCVGLLSLYLPGMPAFLDPQPWLLFGAWWLLGAFFLLRIPTGVEPGHDAEERLRHALVQRRTGAPSVGRSEE, encoded by the coding sequence ATGGGCGACAGCAAGGTCGATCGGACCGAAGAGGCCTCGCTGCTGAAGGTGCTCGGCAACTGGGACGTCCTGGCGCTGGGCTTCGGCGCGATGATCGGCTTCGGGTGGGTGGTGCTGACCGGGGGCTGGATCGACTCCGCGGGGACCTTCGGAGCCGCGCTGGCGATGATCGTCGGCGGCGCCATCATGGCGGTCGTCGGCCTGACGTACGCCGAGCTCACGGCCGCGATGCCCAGAGCCGGAGGCGAGCACCATTTCCTGCTCCGCGGCATGGGGCCGCGATGGTCGTTCGTCGGGTCATGGGGGATCATCGGCGGCTACGTGACCATCGTCGCGTTCGAGGCCGTCGCCCTCCCCAGAACCGCGCTCTATCTGTTTCCCGACCTCAACCAGATCCGGTTGTGGGAGGTGGCGGGCAGCGAGGTCTATCTGACCTGGGCGTTGGTCGGCGCGATCGCCGCGGTCGTCATCACCACCATCAATATCCTCGGGGTCAAGTTCGCCAGCGTCGCGCAGACGTTCGTCGTGGTGCTACTGCTGGTCATCGCCCTGATGCTCGTCGTCGGCTCCTTCACCGGCGGCTCGACGGACAACATGGAGCCGTTCTTCACCGGCGGCGCAGCGGGTTTCGTCGCCGTGCTGGTGGTGGTGCCGTTCCTGTTCGTCGGATTCGACGTGATCCCGCAGTCCGCCGAGGAGGTGAACGTGCCCGCCCGTCAGATCGGTCGGCTGGTCGTCATCGCGGTGATCCTCGCGACCATCTTCTACGTCGTCACCATCGTGACCACATCGTCGGCGATGCCCGTCGGTGAGCTGGCCGCGGCCGACATCGCCACCGCCGACGCGTTCGGCGCGTTGTTCAACAGCGACCTGATGGCCAAGGTGCTCATCGCCGGCGGCATCGCCGGAATCCTCACCTCGTGGAACTCGCTGCTGCTGGGCGCTTCCCGGCTGATGTACTCGCTGGCGCGCTCGGGCATGTTGCCCGCGTGGTTCGCCACGCTGCACCCGAGGTTCCGCACTCCGGTCAACGCGCTGCTGTTCATCGGCGCGCTGTCGTTCCTGGCGCCGTTCCTCGGTGAGGCGATGCTCGGCTGGCTCGTCGACTCCGGCTCGCCGAGCATCGTGATCGCCTACCTGCTCGTGTCCATCGTCTTCGTGATCCTGCGCCGGCGGGAGCCGCAGATGGACCGTCCGCTGCGGGTCGGCGGTTCCGGCAATGCCGGCATAGCGATCGGCGTGGCCGCCGTCGTCCTCTGCGTCGGGCTGTTGAGCCTCTACCTGCCGGGCATGCCGGCGTTCCTCGACCCGCAGCCGTGGCTGCTGTTCGGTGCCTGGTGGCTGCTGGGCGCCTTCTTCCTGCTGCGCATCCCTACCGGGGTCGAGCCGGGCCACGACGCCGAAGAACGTCTGCGCCACGCGCTCGTGCAGCGACGAACCGGGGCACCTTCCGTCGGTCGGTCGGAGGAATAG
- a CDS encoding FitA-like ribbon-helix-helix domain-containing protein — protein sequence MPKTVQIRDIDDAVYAALVRRAAEEGVSVPELLRREASRLAARPSISEWLRRTGRRPSQVTTEEILQTLDSWRGEWPDAGR from the coding sequence GTGCCTAAAACCGTGCAGATTCGCGACATCGACGACGCTGTCTACGCAGCGTTGGTTCGGCGGGCGGCCGAAGAAGGCGTCAGCGTGCCCGAACTGCTGCGGCGCGAAGCCTCCCGGTTGGCGGCTCGGCCGTCGATCTCGGAGTGGTTGCGACGCACGGGCCGTCGCCCGTCGCAGGTGACCACCGAGGAGATCCTGCAGACGCTCGACAGTTGGCGCGGCGAGTGGCCCGATGCTGGTCGTTGA
- a CDS encoding glycoside hydrolase family 3 C-terminal domain-containing protein, whose amino-acid sequence MVDATSAGLTPADKAALTSGASFWRTEAAVGLPAVTLTDGPHGVRMQPGSADHLGLGQSAPATCFPPAAGLAQSWDHRMVERVGAALGDEARALGVGVLLGPGINIKRDPRCGRNFEYYSEDPLVSGVLGAAWVRGVQGRGVGASVKHFAANNAEHDRMRSDSRVEARPLHEIYLQGFRRVIAESHPWTVMCSYNKINGVYASENRWLLTDLLRTRWGFTGVVVSDWGAVSDRVRALAAGLDLAMPGGDSGLDAEVVTAVEDGRLDPAAVDASAARVLGLLARAARAPHPAPVDLDAHHRLAREAAARCIVLLKNSGDTLPLRRDAALAVLGPFAAHPRFQGGGSSHVNASRVDIALDEIRSRSSGDVTYGAGYGSAADQERLLEEARAAARAADAVVLFLGLSDRDESEGYDREHIDLPAEQLDLLRAVTEAQPCTIVVLAHGGVVRLAEVDRLAAAVLDGALLGQGGGAALADVLFGVVNPSGRLAETVPVRLEDAPSFLNFPGEHSRVVYGEGLFVGYRGYDARGTAVTYPFGHGLSYTTFEYGDAAVVTDGEDLAVTVAVTNTGPRAGREVVQVYVAKADSAVLRAPQALVAFEVVDLPRGATEPVTLRVPRSDLAYWDDRVGDWVVEGGVYTLRVGRSSRDIRSCTSIEVPGDAVHLPLTANSTITEVLADPEAGPRLMSMFAETMPAGADVAGLGMDVFAMVASIPLNRLTAFVGRDASAALEQILGRPESTID is encoded by the coding sequence GTGGTGGATGCGACATCAGCAGGCCTGACGCCGGCCGACAAGGCGGCACTGACGAGTGGAGCGTCCTTCTGGCGGACCGAAGCCGCCGTCGGACTGCCCGCCGTGACCCTCACCGACGGGCCCCACGGCGTCCGGATGCAGCCGGGCTCGGCCGACCATCTCGGGCTCGGCCAGAGCGCGCCGGCAACCTGCTTTCCGCCCGCCGCGGGTTTGGCGCAGAGTTGGGACCACCGGATGGTCGAGCGCGTCGGCGCCGCGCTCGGCGACGAGGCCCGCGCGCTCGGTGTCGGCGTTCTGCTCGGACCCGGCATCAACATCAAGCGGGATCCACGGTGCGGCCGCAACTTCGAGTACTACTCGGAGGACCCCCTCGTCAGCGGTGTGCTCGGTGCCGCGTGGGTCCGGGGAGTGCAGGGCCGCGGTGTCGGAGCGTCGGTCAAGCACTTCGCCGCGAACAACGCCGAACACGACCGGATGCGATCCGACTCGCGCGTCGAAGCACGGCCGCTCCACGAGATCTACCTTCAGGGATTCCGGCGGGTCATCGCCGAATCTCACCCCTGGACCGTGATGTGCTCCTACAACAAGATCAACGGGGTCTACGCATCGGAGAACCGTTGGCTGCTCACTGATCTGCTGCGTACCCGGTGGGGTTTCACCGGGGTCGTCGTCAGCGACTGGGGAGCGGTCAGCGACCGTGTCCGCGCACTGGCCGCCGGGCTCGACCTGGCCATGCCCGGCGGTGATTCCGGGCTCGATGCCGAGGTCGTCACCGCCGTCGAGGACGGCAGACTCGACCCGGCTGCCGTCGACGCGTCCGCGGCGCGTGTGCTGGGCTTACTCGCGCGCGCGGCCCGCGCGCCGCATCCCGCGCCGGTCGACCTCGACGCACATCATCGGCTGGCCCGCGAAGCGGCGGCCCGCTGCATCGTGCTGCTGAAGAATTCCGGCGATACCCTGCCGTTGCGCCGGGACGCCGCGCTGGCTGTGCTGGGTCCGTTTGCTGCACACCCCCGTTTCCAGGGCGGCGGGAGCTCACATGTCAACGCCTCGCGCGTCGACATCGCGCTCGACGAGATCCGCTCCCGCTCCTCCGGCGACGTCACCTACGGCGCCGGATACGGCTCGGCCGCCGACCAGGAGCGGCTGCTCGAGGAGGCTCGGGCGGCTGCGCGCGCGGCCGACGCCGTGGTGCTGTTCCTCGGGCTGTCCGACCGCGACGAGTCCGAGGGCTACGACCGCGAACACATCGACCTGCCGGCCGAGCAACTCGATCTGTTACGGGCTGTCACGGAGGCTCAGCCCTGCACGATCGTCGTGCTGGCGCACGGCGGTGTGGTGCGCTTGGCGGAGGTGGACCGGTTGGCGGCCGCCGTCCTCGACGGAGCGCTGCTGGGCCAGGGCGGCGGAGCAGCACTCGCCGACGTGCTGTTCGGCGTGGTCAACCCGTCGGGCCGACTGGCCGAGACCGTGCCGGTGCGCCTCGAGGACGCGCCGTCGTTCCTCAACTTTCCGGGCGAGCATTCCCGCGTCGTATACGGCGAAGGGCTCTTCGTCGGCTACCGGGGTTACGACGCCCGCGGTACCGCGGTCACGTACCCGTTCGGACATGGGTTGTCCTACACCACGTTCGAGTACGGCGACGCCGCCGTTGTCACCGACGGAGAGGATCTCGCCGTCACCGTCGCGGTGACCAACACCGGTCCCCGCGCGGGCCGCGAAGTCGTACAGGTGTACGTCGCCAAGGCCGACTCCGCGGTGCTGCGGGCACCGCAGGCACTCGTCGCGTTCGAGGTCGTCGACCTCCCGCGGGGCGCGACGGAACCGGTGACCCTGCGGGTCCCGCGCAGCGACTTGGCGTATTGGGATGACCGCGTCGGGGACTGGGTCGTCGAGGGCGGCGTCTACACCCTGCGCGTCGGCCGGTCGAGTCGGGACATCCGGAGCTGCACGTCGATCGAGGTACCCGGTGACGCCGTGCACCTCCCGCTCACCGCGAACTCGACCATCACGGAGGTCTTGGCCGACCCCGAGGCCGGACCCCGGCTGATGTCGATGTTCGCCGAGACCATGCCGGCGGGCGCTGATGTGGCCGGCTTGGGCATGGACGTGTTCGCGATGGTCGCGTCCATCCCACTCAACCGGTTGACGGCATTCGTCGGCCGCGACGCGTCGGCGGCGCTGGAACAGATCCTCGGGCGACCCGAATCGACCATTGATTGA
- a CDS encoding type II toxin-antitoxin system VapC family toxin, with amino-acid sequence MLVVDASCLFEVVADTRRSRAVARRLAADPDQVAPEVIDVEVLGVIRAHYLRGALDQTAADQAVADLRDWPGERIAHRWMLDRVWQLRDTVRGWDAFYVVLAEAMNATLLTMDSRLTRASGPRCRIETIE; translated from the coding sequence ATGCTGGTCGTTGACGCTTCCTGTCTGTTCGAGGTGGTGGCTGATACGCGACGTTCGCGGGCGGTTGCCCGGAGGCTGGCCGCCGACCCTGATCAGGTCGCTCCGGAGGTGATCGACGTCGAAGTGCTGGGTGTCATTCGTGCTCACTACCTGCGCGGCGCGCTCGATCAAACTGCGGCTGATCAGGCCGTCGCTGATCTGCGCGACTGGCCGGGGGAGCGGATCGCCCATCGATGGATGCTCGACCGTGTGTGGCAACTGCGCGACACCGTCCGTGGCTGGGATGCCTTCTACGTCGTGCTGGCAGAGGCGATGAACGCCACGCTTTTGACAATGGACAGCCGACTCACGCGGGCATCCGGTCCTCGGTGCCGGATAGAAACGATCGAGTGA
- a CDS encoding LLM class F420-dependent oxidoreductase, which translates to MELGYHVPVFDIDGGTSAIAAELARVGEAAEASGATWLSFMDHFFQIEPTGLPAEANMLEGYTSLGYLAAHTTTIELGLLVTGVTYRHPGLLAKIVTTVDVLSGGRAALGIGAAWFDREHHGLGVPYPALSERFERLEEALQICAQMWDPQNNGPYQGKHYQLAETLCSPQPINRPKVLIGGGGERKTLRLVAQYGDACNLFGSSPGDVAHKLDVLRRHCDDVGRDFDDIRVTILANDPMPGPDTIDEFVRGMADYAQLGVHTAIVMPTTGSPAAWIDGMAPAVPKLAELG; encoded by the coding sequence ATGGAACTCGGATACCACGTACCTGTCTTCGACATCGACGGCGGCACCAGCGCGATCGCCGCGGAACTGGCGCGCGTCGGCGAGGCCGCCGAAGCCTCCGGCGCCACCTGGCTGTCGTTCATGGACCACTTCTTCCAGATCGAGCCCACCGGCCTGCCCGCCGAGGCCAACATGCTCGAGGGCTACACCAGCCTGGGCTACCTCGCCGCGCACACCACGACGATCGAGCTGGGGCTGCTGGTGACCGGTGTGACCTACCGCCACCCCGGCCTGTTGGCCAAGATCGTCACCACCGTCGACGTGTTGTCGGGCGGTCGGGCCGCGCTGGGCATCGGCGCCGCGTGGTTCGATCGCGAACACCACGGTCTGGGGGTGCCTTATCCCGCGCTGTCGGAACGTTTCGAGCGCCTCGAGGAGGCGTTGCAGATCTGTGCCCAGATGTGGGACCCGCAGAACAACGGCCCCTACCAGGGCAAGCACTACCAGCTCGCCGAGACGCTGTGTTCGCCGCAGCCGATCAACCGGCCCAAGGTGCTCATCGGCGGCGGTGGTGAGCGCAAGACACTGCGGTTGGTCGCGCAGTACGGCGACGCGTGCAACCTGTTCGGCTCCTCGCCCGGCGACGTCGCCCACAAACTCGATGTGCTGCGCCGCCATTGCGACGACGTCGGCCGCGACTTCGACGACATCCGGGTGACGATCCTGGCCAACGACCCGATGCCGGGGCCCGACACGATCGACGAATTCGTGCGCGGCATGGCCGATTACGCGCAACTGGGCGTGCACACGGCGATCGTCATGCCGACCACCGGATCCCCGGCGGCCTGGATCGACGGGATGGCGCCGGCGGTGCCGAAGCTGGCTGAACTGGGCTGA